One genomic window of Campylobacter fetus subsp. fetus includes the following:
- a CDS encoding DnaJ domain-containing protein, with product MHIFIIIAIVVAIFYILSKSYIKKPTVNFGGNFDNRSFDILDAKFFVRLIAKVAKSDGVVSKEEAYYISLIFDDICNKLKNASIRYELKETYEIEKNSSNTAFSIALEYKTKLKLSEQACVNIVMFLLNLAYIDGEFNSAEKEILNEVCDGFGIGKFIKDTLFERFESEFRNKQSNQNTTNKDPYEVLEINKDASFDEIKKQYRKLAKQNHPDFLMGADEKVISNATKRLQEINEAYADLKAKFGK from the coding sequence ATGCATATTTTCATTATAATTGCGATTGTTGTTGCTATTTTTTATATTCTTAGTAAGAGTTATATAAAAAAACCCACCGTAAATTTCGGCGGAAATTTTGATAATAGATCTTTTGATATTTTAGATGCTAAGTTTTTCGTAAGACTTATAGCAAAAGTTGCAAAAAGCGATGGAGTTGTATCTAAAGAAGAGGCTTATTATATATCTTTAATATTTGATGATATATGCAATAAACTTAAAAATGCAAGTATCAGATATGAATTAAAAGAAACTTACGAAATAGAAAAAAATAGTTCAAATACTGCATTTAGCATAGCTTTAGAGTATAAGACCAAGCTTAAGCTTAGTGAGCAAGCTTGTGTAAATATAGTTATGTTTTTACTAAATTTAGCTTACATAGACGGCGAGTTCAACAGCGCTGAAAAAGAGATCTTAAATGAAGTTTGTGACGGATTTGGTATCGGTAAGTTTATAAAAGATACTCTGTTTGAGCGTTTTGAAAGCGAGTTTAGAAATAAACAAAGTAACCAAAATACTACTAACAAAGATCCGTATGAGGTTTTAGAGATCAATAAAGACGCTAGTTTTGATGAGATAAAAAAACAATATAGAAAACTTGCTAAACAAAATCATCCTGATTTCTTAATGGGGGCAGACGAAAAAGTCATTAGTAACGCTACAAAGAGACTTCAAGAGATAAATGAAGCTTACGCGGATTTAAAAGCTAAGTTTGGAAAATAG
- the purH gene encoding bifunctional phosphoribosylaminoimidazolecarboxamide formyltransferase/IMP cyclohydrolase, with protein sequence MRALISVSDKSGIEHFAKGLESLGFEILSTGGTYKTLKEANLKVVEVSDYTKSPEMFEGRVKTLHPKIHGGILHKRDDASHVKQAGDFGIGAIDLVCVNLYPFKETTIRTDDFGEIIENIDIGGPAMVRSAAKNFKDVIIVTDVNDYDTVLEALKTSSDSYEFRLGMMIKAFEHTASYDSMIANYMNDRFKGGFGEKRFISAAKVFECRYGENPHQKGAAYEFDSFLSLNFTQLKGEASFNNMTDINSAVSIASSFGDTPAVAICKHANPCGFAIGKDVLDSYEKALKCDPVSAFGGVVAINGTLTKELALKTKEIFIEVIIAANVEDGVLEIYSDKKRTKIFTQNNKYLVQSGDKWDFKHIDGGFVFQEKDYVSDDEVANAKLVTKKQADVSELNDLKIAWKIAALTKSNCVVYVKDAMLLAIGMGMTSRVDAARAAVTKAHDMGIDLRGSSLASEAFFPFKDSIEIASKVGVKNVIQPGGSIRDEDVIAAADESGMSMYFTGIRHFLH encoded by the coding sequence ATGAGAGCGCTTATCAGTGTGAGCGATAAAAGCGGGATCGAGCATTTTGCAAAAGGACTTGAAAGCTTAGGTTTTGAGATTTTGAGTACCGGCGGAACTTATAAAACATTAAAAGAAGCAAATTTAAAAGTGGTCGAAGTCAGTGATTATACCAAAAGTCCTGAGATGTTTGAGGGTCGCGTAAAGACTTTGCATCCAAAAATTCACGGTGGAATTTTACATAAAAGAGATGACGCTAGTCATGTAAAACAAGCAGGTGATTTTGGTATCGGCGCCATAGATTTAGTTTGCGTAAATTTATATCCGTTTAAAGAGACCACTATCCGAACTGATGATTTTGGCGAGATCATCGAAAATATTGATATCGGCGGTCCTGCTATGGTAAGAAGTGCGGCAAAAAACTTTAAAGATGTTATCATAGTAACGGACGTAAATGACTACGACACGGTTTTAGAAGCTCTAAAAACCAGCAGCGATAGCTATGAGTTTAGACTGGGTATGATGATAAAAGCATTCGAGCACACCGCTAGTTACGACTCTATGATAGCAAATTATATGAACGATAGATTTAAAGGTGGTTTTGGCGAAAAAAGATTTATAAGTGCGGCAAAAGTGTTTGAATGTAGATACGGCGAAAATCCTCATCAAAAAGGTGCTGCTTACGAGTTTGACAGCTTTTTGAGTTTAAATTTTACTCAGCTAAAAGGCGAAGCAAGTTTCAATAACATGACAGATATCAACTCAGCCGTTTCTATCGCTAGTAGTTTTGGAGATACTCCTGCGGTAGCTATCTGTAAACACGCAAACCCTTGCGGTTTTGCTATAGGTAAAGATGTTTTAGATAGCTATGAAAAAGCTTTGAAATGTGATCCTGTTAGTGCATTTGGCGGAGTAGTAGCGATAAATGGAACTCTCACAAAAGAGCTTGCGCTTAAGACTAAAGAGATATTTATAGAAGTTATCATCGCTGCAAACGTTGAAGACGGCGTTTTAGAAATTTATAGTGATAAAAAACGTACAAAAATCTTTACTCAAAATAACAAATACCTTGTGCAATCAGGCGATAAATGGGATTTTAAACACATAGATGGCGGTTTCGTGTTTCAAGAAAAAGATTACGTGAGCGATGATGAAGTTGCAAATGCAAAATTAGTAACCAAAAAACAAGCGGACGTTAGTGAGCTAAACGACTTAAAGATCGCTTGGAAGATAGCTGCACTTACAAAATCAAACTGCGTAGTTTATGTAAAAGACGCCATGCTTTTAGCTATAGGTATGGGTATGACAAGTAGAGTGGATGCCGCTAGAGCAGCGGTGACAAAAGCTCATGATATGGGTATAGATCTAAGAGGCTCTTCTCTTGCAAGCGAAGCGTTTTTCCCGTTTAAAGATAGCATAGAGATAGCTAGTAAAGTAGGCGTTAAAAACGTCATTCAACCAGGCGGTAGTATACGTGATGAAGACGTTATCGCTGCGGCTGACGAGTCAGGTATGAGTATGTACTTTACTGGTATCAGACACTTTTTGCATTAG
- a CDS encoding metal-sulfur cluster assembly factor codes for MKDKIYGELKKIIDPEIGFDIVSLGLIYDVEVSGDKAVITMSLSTKSCPLHELILSWVEEAVLRVVKECVIDLVWEPAWNIDMASDEIKAILG; via the coding sequence ATGAAAGACAAAATATATGGCGAATTGAAAAAAATAATAGATCCCGAAATTGGCTTTGATATAGTCTCTTTGGGGCTTATTTACGATGTTGAGGTGTCTGGAGACAAAGCGGTTATAACAATGAGTTTGTCTACCAAATCTTGCCCTTTACATGAGCTGATTTTGAGCTGGGTAGAAGAGGCTGTTTTAAGAGTAGTAAAGGAGTGTGTGATAGATCTAGTTTGGGAGCCGGCATGGAATATTGATATGGCAAGTGATGAAATAAAGGCAATTTTAGGATGA
- a CDS encoding D-amino-acid transaminase, whose product MAAGDAENIVYLNGAFLNKNDAKISIFDRGFIFGDGIYEVVPIINSKLVDKEDFWDRFQRSLKAIELELPIDKDEFEKILYALIEKNSVKEGGIYMEVTRGVSEREFKFIKGLKPTVMAFVYQKEIFNNEYAKTGIEIISTPDIRWKRRDIKSISLLAQCYAKNEAYKVGAYESFMVEDGFVTEASSSSAFIIKDDTLITKPLSNEILPGIRRKVLLALANKAGLRVEQRKFTMDEVYNADEVFISAATLILLPVIKADGKPINNAKIGKYSPKLRELYIERLKKEAGLM is encoded by the coding sequence ATGGCAGCAGGTGACGCAGAAAACATCGTATATTTAAATGGGGCATTTTTAAATAAAAACGATGCTAAGATCAGCATATTTGATCGTGGTTTTATATTTGGAGACGGAATTTATGAAGTAGTTCCTATAATAAACTCAAAGCTAGTCGATAAAGAAGATTTTTGGGATAGATTTCAAAGAAGCCTTAAAGCAATCGAGCTTGAGCTGCCTATAGATAAAGATGAATTTGAAAAGATACTTTACGCATTGATAGAAAAAAACAGCGTGAAAGAAGGCGGTATCTATATGGAAGTTACAAGAGGCGTGAGCGAACGTGAGTTTAAATTTATAAAAGGACTAAAACCTACTGTGATGGCGTTCGTTTATCAAAAAGAGATATTTAACAACGAATATGCCAAAACAGGAATAGAAATAATAAGCACTCCTGATATCAGATGGAAAAGACGAGATATAAAATCAATATCTCTCCTAGCTCAATGTTATGCAAAGAATGAAGCGTATAAAGTAGGTGCTTATGAGTCTTTTATGGTAGAAGATGGATTTGTAACAGAAGCAAGTAGTAGCAGCGCATTTATAATAAAAGACGATACCCTTATCACTAAACCTCTTTCCAATGAGATCTTGCCCGGAATAAGACGAAAAGTTTTGCTAGCACTAGCAAACAAAGCCGGACTTAGAGTAGAACAAAGAAAATTTACTATGGATGAAGTTTATAATGCCGATGAAGTATTTATCAGCGCTGCCACTTTGATACTTCTACCTGTTATAAAAGCCGACGGAAAACCAATAAACAACGCAAAGATAGGAAAATACTCACCAAAACTGCGTGAATTATATATAGAGCGTTTGAAAAAAGAAGCCGGACTAATGTAG